Part of the Arvicanthis niloticus isolate mArvNil1 chromosome 29, mArvNil1.pat.X, whole genome shotgun sequence genome, CCACAAACTCATTAAAATCCACTTCGTTGTCCTTATTGGCGTCCAGATCCTGCATTATCTTATCCACCAACTGGGGATCCTTTTggcactaaaaagaaaaagaaagtttctaACTTGGAGGCCTGGAGGGTCATGACAACTGAAGTCACATCTTCCTTCTGTTTGCATGCAACTTTTCATTCTCCTAAAGACATTCCCCAAAGTCTATTTACAAGAAGATCCCAGCCAGCCTAGAGTCTTAACCCCTGCCTCAGGTCCACAGAAACCAGCTCCGACCCAAAGGGCCAGATATGCAAAGAAAACAGTCGCAGATTCAAGTGAATTATGGTTGCTGGAAGTGCATTCACTGGAGACCACAGGCAGAGGACTAGGACACTGAGAGACACAGGCAGAAGACCAAGATACTGAGAGACACAGGCAGATGACCAGGACACTGAGAGACACAGGCAGAAGACCAGGACACTGAGAGACACAGGCAGAAGACCAGGACACTGAGAGACACAGGCAGAAGACCAGGACACtgagagacacaggcagaggaCCAGGACACTGAGAGACACAGGCAGAAGACCAGGACactgagagacacagacagaagacCAGGACACtgagagacacaggcagaggaCCAGGACACTGAGAGACACAGGCAGAAGACCAGGACACtgagagacacaggcagaggaccaggacactgagagacacagacagaagacCAGGACACtgagagacacaggcagaggaccaggacactgagagacacagacagaagacCAGGACACtgagagacacaggcagaggaCCAAGACACCAGAGGATAGTTGAGCAACATATAAACAGAGGCTTCAAAGTCAAAGGGGACAATGAGTGGCCCTATCGTCTACCTTTGGAACATTTGCTTTGGAACAATCATGCAACATTTCAGAATTCCCTAATTTATCCCATGGGAAGAATAGTCTTCACCCACATGCTATGAAGATGCTTTAACGCATTTGAAGGTGCTTAGTACCAAGTTTGCTGGATAAGGCCAGTACAAGTTCTGGACACCTGGATAAATCTGAATTTCACACTAAACAACGTGCATTTCTTTACTAAGTGTGTCCCAAGTATTATATGGGGTACAAACTATTTTATCTCACAACCACACTTAGCACAGTGTctgaaacacacaaaaagacaaaccCAGGAGCCATTTTCCTTACCGCTATGGTTAGGTTCTCCCAGTGTTGACAATTTACATtgaagtgttttttgttttttgttttttttaaatccaacaTTCGATATTCTGGTGCAACAATAAAAGATACAGCTAGTTTTACCCAGTGCTATCTTTACAATTAATAATAGCTAGCTATACCTGGAGCcttagacagtggaaaggaaaatgGCTCCCGCCAGTGTATGCAGAAAAGATGGATCTCCGGGATTTACTTCCCCAGCTCTTAGGGTCCTGAAGCAAATGATGGACAGAATGTTCATAACACCTGTCCCCAAAACCATCCCCCATCTATGCAGCAGCAGATGAGGCAGAAAGACGGACTCACTGTGAGGAACTCTGTGAGCTCTCGCTGTAACAGCATCTTCAGCTCCCCCTTGTTGAGTTTGAACCTGTCCCCCTCCTTGCAAGAGTACCGATGGAAAATGCGAATCATGGTGTCCATGGCCATCTCCAGCTGGGTGGGCATGCTGGCAGTAGAGTGGATTACTCTTGGAGCAGGACCCCAAACCAAGGGGAAGGCACTCGCTCAAAGAAAGCAGATGGGGACACGTCAACTCTTCTGTGAAAATACACAAGTGACAGTTCTTAAACTGTAATGATGGTCCACTAAGGTGTTCCGCCCATTCGAGAGCAAGTTGTAAACAAGAGTGTtgcaggtttttttccccctctaatTCCCACTCCTCTGATCCGTGTGCCTCCAGCAATTCATAGTTTTACAACCAAACAGGCCCAGAGTCATATTAGAATActgaattgaaaaataaatgaataaagcaaaagaaaaggaaaattcctTATGTCCTACCTGTCCGGTGGGATGCGGCTGTCTACGGTGTTCACAGTCGCCCTCTGAGCACAGATCCCTGGGTTTCCACCTGGTACACCTGTTCCCAACAAATGACAATTATCAGAGACAAGTGATCCAACTGGGGACGCCTCTGAGTCTGTTTTTAATCAGCAGAATGAACAGGTGTGCGCTGCTGCCCCAAGGGCCATGGAGGAAGGTGAGTGTGTGCTGCGTCTTagagaagagggcagagtggGAAGGGAAAGCCCCCTCTGCTCCTGTGGGAACGTGGGTAGAAATACAGCTTGTTGCTAGGAGGTTGATAACTAGGATGGAGTCTAAAAATAAAGGAGCAAAGAAGAAACACTGTTGCAAATCTAGCCATTCCTCAGCAACTGCGCTCACAAGGTCAAGGGAGCAGACTCTGAACAGAGTTACGCTGACCCAATGGCATGCTCaccttcagaaataaaaaaaacagtgGGGGCTGCTTGGGAAGATGTCCTGTGGTCAAGAATCCATGTAGCTGAGACTGGGAGCCCCTGTCTGTTACCCCAGCTCCTCaaaatttgaagtaggaagatcgtaagtttgaggccaacctggggtatagtgagttccagactggCTTGTGTTAAAGGGAGACCTGGTattaaaagacataaaagaagaacaaaatgagagagagagagagagagagagagagagagagagagagagagagagagaggcagagacagagaggcagagacagagaggcagagacagagagagaacatgtgtgtgcacctgtgtacgtgtatgtgtgtatgcgcacaTATGTGTTCACACTTTCAGTCTTGTGTCTGCCCAATGACTCACTAAGGGCTCAGCTAGTACCTGGACCACATATTGGGTGACAAGGCAGAACAAGATAGTTGAGCGTAAGTCTTCCTGGTTTATGTGGTTACCACCAATTTCAGGCTTATCACGTGTAGGGATGCATTACCTAGTGTCTGTGGAGGAGAGAAAAGCTATGTATGTAGGAATGTGCAGGAGGATTCTCAAGTAAGAAACACTTTAAGGAGGGGGTGGAGGGCTTGAGCTGGGTGCCTAACACCCACAGGAGTGGTGGCCGGAAGAACCTTATCTGGAAGCAAATCCTGCGGTTACTTCTCCTGGGCCGTGTTAGATGAACACTGGTGCCTTCTTTAGGTTCAGGTCTCCTGCTAAGACTGTCCCCAAGACTTTGCGGCCACTTTCCCTCGATTTTGAATGCTCTCTTACTCTCCCTCCAGCTCTGAAATACTGCTCCTGGAGCATTCTTGGGCACTTCTATAATCTCTTTAGCCCAGGCGTCTGCTAAGCATCAGGATGGTCTGTCTGTCCAACTTCTTTCTACCTGGACCCCTTTTTGATGAAGAGTCCCGTAAGCTTTTCAAATTCAGTCAGCATCAGACTGAAGCACCTTCCCTTGTCCCACCTCGTGCTCCTCTTGCATCATCTCGGTCACCCACTGCCACTTTCCACACCAGCTCCTGTAGCCGTTTAAATGTCCAGTCCTCACCACCTTCAGACCTCGAGGCAGTCAGCGCTTACTGTCCATGTTCCTGCAGTCGGGTCCCCATTCTTCACAGTTAATCACAAGGGAATCATCACCCACTCATCCCGGCACTAACCGCTCTGTCCCTGCctgcatacagagagaaaggtTGGTCTCTCTTGCCTTGACTGTGTCCCACCTACTCATTGATGACTGAAGGCAAATATCGCCTCTTCCAGTGACTTGGCTGCATCCCCCCCCAACTCCTCACTCCTCTCAGGGGAACCTCCTCTCTTTTAGCATAGTGCTTTGGGGACATCCCTGTAATCACTACCACACATTCTCCACACTTGGAATGAGTACTTTTGATTCCAGGCTCCGCCATGCCTGGTCAATCTTTGTATTTTACACTACTTAGCACAAAATTAGGCACATGGAAGTGCTCAGACCCCCGTGCTGGCAGCCACCTGTGTGATCCATAACTGTAATCCCCCACTCTTGggaagttgagacaggaggatggcaaaTCCAAGGTCATCCTGAGCCACATGGTGAATTTAAGACAAGCCTGGGctataaaatacttattttagaagaggggttagaaagagagaaagagtgagaaagagggagggagaagattggaggagggaaaggaagagtggaagagagaaagggagtgagggaaaggggagagagggagggagagagggggaggggaaggagagagagaatcagcTAGCTATGATACATAGACAATGAACTTACGAAGGGGTTTGTGGGGTCTTCCAAGAAACTGGGCTTTATTTAGCTTATTTGTCCAAATAATTAACTGTCTTTATTCTGCATTAAAACTTTGCTCATCAAAGGGAGAGGGGGTTATTTCGCTGAAATACCGTTTGACTTTGGCACTACAGGTACACAAAAGTAGGTAAATTGTATGGAGCACATGACTCTCAGCAACACTGTGTTCACATTGTATCCATAGGATTCTTTATTTGGAAAATTCAAATGACAGGTAAAACTTATAACAGAAAAGAGAGCAAAGGTTGAAATGCTTTGGTTGGATTTAAGAGCTAAGGGTTTGGCTTCTCCATGTTGGAGTTCCAAAGCCAGGCAGACTCTTGTTTCTAAGGCCCTGAGATCTAAAGATTTCCTTTGGTGTGTGCTGCCCCTTAGTGTCAGATTCTGGAACTGCATCTGAGCGCCTGCTCACGGAATATGCTCTTAGATTTGAGCCCAAAAAACATGTGACCCTAAGCAGGGGCTTATAAACCAGCCCTGGCCTGAGATCTCCAGAAAACATTCAGAAACAAAGGTAACACCAAGGGTGTAGCAAGGCTCTGTCACCCTGTGGACACAGACACACTGGTGACAAACGCTCACCAGTCCTGGGCCCTTTGCTTGTTATCCAGTGTGTCCTCTTTTCATCTAAGCATGACTCTGGACTCTCAGAGCTAAAACGCCCAAGTCTGCATCCGAGTCAGTGTCCAAAGAtgggggaagtgggagggagTGAAGAAGTTTAAAAGAAAGACGACTaggtgtttgggggtggggggtggaggcagATGAAATCTacaaactataattttttttaactctgtatactttgtttatttaatgtgtatgagttgTTTATTGaatttgtatgagtgtttgtttatttaatgtgtatggtgTCTGGTGTGGCTAGGAGGCCAAAGGGgaattagatcccctggaactgggagttactgacagttgtgagccaccatgtgggtgctgggacctgaagcaaccagtgagtgctcttaacagctgagccaaaCTGTCCCGCCTAGAGAATTCTTCTTTGAGTAGGACACTTGAAAGTGAACCACACAAGAGaaggagagggctggagagatgagtgcTGGTTGCTCAGTTGTCAGAACTAGAGCTGGGCTTCCAGTCCATCACAACTGtcgcggcccgagctgccccacatttgagggccaaaatgtcacgggccgctctgtcagtgttgaaaccccgcactgccaaagccttgggggctaaattgttagaggcCGCACTGCCCCAACCTGCTCCGGTCAGagtgtcagggttcagcaagagagagagtgaggacagactcgaagaatggagaccagagagtgtgattcaatcccgtttattcttcagtctcttttcctagtccaagtcccaagtcttgagttcctagttcctagtccctagtgcctccaagttccagttgctagtctctttctcagttccaagttcttcctccaagtgccaagtacctaatacctaataatcttcttccgagttctctagtccaagtgtcttcttcctcaatgcctaattcttactccaagttgtactgaactgttctgtctgcctctcgccttttatatgtctcacttctaagccacgtccttaagtcatgcctttaagtcatgcccttaggccttgtctctaaatcacaccttaagtcacgcccttaagtctcagctctaaatcacagctttaagtctcatatacccaagggaagatcctgggtatctaaaacaagatgttatcagagtgtgctcagctgttgtaggctaatgtaatcaagtctcttgtcagggtatatggctcaagatgtctgcaaggatgatagtcgccttctgtcggctccccacacatcaCCAAGTGAATAAATATCCccacacatctgtaactccagctctgaagcatccgatgccctcttctggctttcatgctCAAaagtagacacatacacacatacacacacacatacatacacacacatttacacacaaacacacacacaaacaaacacacacataaacatatacacataaacatacacatacatacacacatatatatacataaatacacatatacaaacacacacacacacaaacacacacataagcacacacacatacacacaaacacacacataaacatacacacacaaacacacacacatacatacacacataaacacacaaatacacacataaacatacacataaatatacacataaacatatacatacatatatacataaatacacacatacaaacacacacataca contains:
- the S100z gene encoding protein S100-Z, whose protein sequence is MPTQLEMAMDTMIRIFHRYSCKEGDRFKLNKGELKMLLQRELTEFLTCQKDPQLVDKIMQDLDANKDNEVDFNEFVVMVAALTVACNDYFVEQLKKKGK